A genome region from Flavobacterium sp. CFS9 includes the following:
- a CDS encoding nitrilase family protein, whose protein sequence is MKIALIQSNLYWENASENRKQFEAKISLIDTDVNLIVLPEMFSTGFTMNAAAVAETMQGETIFWLQSLAKQKNAAIVGSLVIVENEKYYNRMVFVFPSGEIQFYNKRHLFSLAGEDQFYTGGSEKVIVDYLDWKICLQVCYDLRFPVFARNVENYDVLLYVANWPKVRTNAWDALLKARAIENLSYVIGVNRVGLDANNFEHIGHSQAVDFLGNYILEPQETEDTFVVELDKNAMLETRKKLDFLSDKDVFRIDF, encoded by the coding sequence ATGAAAATCGCACTTATACAATCAAATCTTTATTGGGAGAATGCTTCAGAGAATAGAAAGCAATTTGAAGCCAAAATCAGTCTAATCGATACTGACGTTAATCTGATCGTGCTGCCGGAGATGTTTTCAACGGGATTTACCATGAATGCTGCTGCAGTTGCCGAAACAATGCAAGGGGAAACGATTTTCTGGCTGCAATCTTTAGCAAAACAAAAAAATGCAGCTATTGTGGGAAGTCTTGTTATTGTTGAAAACGAGAAGTATTACAATCGAATGGTATTTGTTTTTCCGTCAGGTGAAATTCAATTTTATAACAAACGTCATCTGTTTTCACTTGCGGGAGAAGATCAGTTTTACACCGGCGGAAGTGAGAAAGTAATTGTGGATTATCTGGATTGGAAGATTTGTCTGCAGGTTTGTTATGATCTGAGATTTCCGGTTTTTGCCAGAAATGTCGAGAATTATGATGTATTGTTGTATGTGGCCAACTGGCCGAAAGTGAGAACCAATGCCTGGGATGCCTTACTTAAAGCACGTGCCATCGAAAATCTCAGTTATGTGATTGGAGTTAACAGAGTAGGGCTGGATGCGAATAATTTTGAACATATTGGGCATTCACAAGCGGTCGATTTTTTAGGAAATTATATTCTCGAACCACAGGAAACCGAGGATACTTTTGTGGTGGAATTGGATAAAAACGCCATGCTGGAAACCCGAAAAAAACTCGATTTCTTAAGTGATAAAGATGTCTTTAGAATCGATTTTTGA
- a CDS encoding SusC/RagA family TonB-linked outer membrane protein, translating into MKQTILLFMFFFAIQVTQAQVKTIKGTVTDTNGISIPGASISIKEEKRGTTTDFDGKFSIDVQEGKTLTISFLGLESQNILVGNSNNLNIKMKEAAATALSGVVVTALGIKRERKELGYSFQDVKGKDLADNPTLSVAQSLYGKVAGVNISQTTGGFGSSSRIVIRGNRSISGDNQPLFVVDGVPLGNTGLASVTDSKSGRYSDGVDNGDGLSSLNMDDIENISVLKGGAASALYGERGANGVIVITTKKGKKNSLKAEYNGTTTFDQINTTYNDFQRQYGTGSNGLLPNPNDIANAKNATTSAWGPKFGSAGNTTTRIFDGSYKPYENVKNNIKDFFRTGVTVNNSFSLSGGGDNTSFRLNYSNLDATDIVPKSGLKRNTFTLGVNSQIQKLTLDAKFSYITENTDNRPSLSDDAGNLGLSVAAIAPNIDQAWLKNYEDPNGIYYPWNSDPNRLNPYFVLNENKNETQKNRILGNFSATYALTSWLSATARAGIDRFTFESSDFVNAGSTWNSRQNGSLINSNTTFQEYNAEALLNAQKSFGDFNVTFGVGANQRNSQRIVSGVALSDMITNGINKQANFVSSILNPKTNDEILVRSLYSYLRTNYKNYLFLDFTGRNDWNSTLATAVGTSGNNNYSYFYPSISSSFIFTDGFDIKSDVLTFGKIRASWAGTAKALETPYNTALYYNIQSKPLYGNSIGSITNSILPNNHLKPEFTTSYEVGADLGFFKNRLQLDLSYYYTRTKNQLIVLNVSQASGFVGINANAGAVENKGFEALITGGIFRNPDGFNWDMTLNFARNRNTLLELTDQTDLQVVSNARWAGAQIVAKVGESSTEIYGRKFQRSPNGQVIIGSNGLPLLTDGYESLGRTAPDWIGGVTNEFSYKGISLRANFDMKFGGKVYSMTNAYAAYNGLTNETLEGRDGYNAWVAEQVAAGKTLNQIGQLTPTAGLIVPGVTEVRDNTGNVTGYQNNTRYVNPQTYWRSLYGDNTTPEPFVYDASYVKLREVSIGYDFPKKWLKGTGFERFKFSIIGRNLWNVYSKVPNIDPESTYTNGNGQGFEYGSLPYRRSYGFNLQLSF; encoded by the coding sequence ATGAAACAAACTATTTTATTATTTATGTTCTTTTTTGCGATACAGGTCACCCAGGCGCAAGTAAAAACCATCAAAGGAACGGTGACCGACACTAATGGCATCTCGATACCGGGAGCATCCATAAGTATAAAAGAAGAAAAAAGAGGTACCACGACCGATTTTGACGGCAAGTTCTCTATCGACGTACAAGAAGGAAAAACACTGACGATCTCCTTTTTAGGATTAGAATCACAAAATATCCTTGTAGGCAACTCTAACAACCTCAACATAAAAATGAAAGAAGCCGCCGCAACAGCCCTTTCCGGCGTGGTAGTTACTGCATTAGGCATAAAAAGAGAAAGAAAAGAACTGGGCTATTCTTTCCAGGATGTAAAAGGAAAAGATTTAGCAGATAATCCCACACTAAGCGTAGCACAATCTTTATACGGAAAAGTCGCAGGGGTTAACATCTCACAAACTACGGGGGGTTTTGGAAGCAGTTCCCGCATTGTCATAAGAGGAAACCGATCTATTAGCGGTGACAACCAGCCTCTATTTGTTGTAGACGGAGTTCCTTTAGGCAATACCGGACTAGCCTCGGTCACTGATTCTAAATCAGGGAGATATTCAGATGGAGTCGATAATGGGGATGGATTATCCAGCTTAAACATGGACGACATCGAAAACATTTCTGTGCTGAAGGGGGGAGCCGCCAGTGCACTTTACGGAGAGCGCGGTGCCAACGGAGTTATCGTTATTACCACCAAAAAAGGAAAAAAAAACTCATTAAAAGCAGAATATAACGGAACAACCACTTTTGACCAAATTAACACAACCTATAACGATTTCCAGAGACAATATGGTACGGGCTCAAATGGTCTACTCCCAAATCCAAATGATATTGCGAATGCAAAAAATGCCACTACAAGTGCATGGGGACCTAAATTTGGATCGGCTGGCAATACTACAACACGAATTTTTGACGGCTCTTACAAACCTTATGAAAATGTAAAAAATAACATTAAAGATTTTTTCAGAACTGGAGTAACCGTTAATAATAGCTTTAGTTTATCAGGAGGAGGAGACAATACCAGCTTTAGATTAAATTACTCCAATCTTGACGCTACTGACATCGTTCCTAAAAGCGGTTTAAAAAGAAATACTTTTACACTGGGCGTTAATTCACAAATACAGAAACTGACCCTAGATGCAAAATTTAGCTATATCACCGAGAACACCGACAACAGACCTTCGTTATCCGACGATGCCGGCAACCTTGGATTATCTGTAGCTGCAATAGCACCAAATATTGACCAGGCCTGGTTAAAAAATTACGAAGACCCAAACGGCATATATTATCCATGGAACTCAGACCCTAACCGACTAAATCCTTATTTTGTACTAAACGAAAATAAAAACGAAACGCAAAAAAACCGAATTCTCGGAAATTTCAGCGCCACTTATGCCCTTACCAGCTGGTTAAGCGCTACTGCAAGAGCCGGAATTGACCGCTTTACATTTGAAAGCTCCGATTTTGTTAACGCCGGAAGCACCTGGAACTCCAGACAAAATGGTTCTCTGATTAACAGCAACACCACCTTTCAGGAATACAACGCAGAAGCCTTATTGAACGCTCAAAAATCGTTTGGAGATTTTAACGTAACCTTTGGTGTTGGAGCCAATCAAAGAAACTCTCAAAGAATAGTTTCAGGGGTAGCACTTAGCGATATGATTACAAATGGAATCAACAAACAAGCTAATTTCGTATCCAGTATTCTGAATCCAAAAACAAACGACGAAATACTCGTACGTTCTTTATACTCGTACTTAAGAACCAACTATAAAAACTATCTGTTTTTAGACTTTACCGGACGTAACGACTGGAACTCCACTTTAGCCACAGCTGTTGGCACATCAGGCAATAATAATTACTCCTACTTTTATCCGTCAATATCTTCGAGTTTTATCTTTACTGATGGTTTCGACATTAAAAGCGATGTACTGACTTTTGGAAAAATCCGAGCTTCATGGGCCGGTACTGCAAAAGCATTGGAAACACCTTACAATACAGCTCTTTATTATAACATACAATCCAAACCTTTATACGGCAATTCAATAGGCTCCATAACAAACAGCATCCTTCCGAACAACCACTTAAAACCAGAATTTACTACAAGTTACGAGGTGGGAGCCGACTTAGGTTTTTTCAAAAATCGCTTACAACTTGATTTATCTTATTACTACACCCGAACTAAAAACCAGCTAATCGTATTAAACGTTTCACAGGCCTCTGGTTTTGTAGGGATTAATGCCAATGCCGGTGCAGTTGAAAACAAAGGTTTTGAAGCCTTAATAACTGGAGGAATTTTTAGAAATCCTGATGGATTCAATTGGGACATGACTCTAAATTTTGCAAGAAATAGAAACACATTACTTGAACTAACCGATCAAACTGATCTTCAGGTAGTATCTAATGCAAGATGGGCCGGCGCACAAATTGTAGCCAAAGTAGGAGAAAGTTCTACCGAAATTTACGGAAGAAAGTTCCAGAGATCCCCAAATGGTCAAGTCATTATCGGATCGAACGGACTTCCTCTTTTAACTGATGGTTATGAGAGTTTAGGAAGAACTGCTCCGGACTGGATTGGCGGTGTAACAAATGAATTTTCATACAAAGGAATTAGTCTTCGAGCTAATTTTGACATGAAATTTGGAGGCAAAGTTTATTCAATGACCAATGCTTATGCTGCTTATAACGGGCTAACAAATGAGACCTTAGAAGGAAGAGACGGGTACAACGCATGGGTTGCCGAACAGGTCGCAGCGGGAAAAACATTAAATCAAATAGGTCAGCTAACTCCAACTGCAGGTCTTATTGTTCCAGGAGTAACCGAAGTTAGAGATAATACGGGTAATGTAACCGGATATCAAAATAACACCCGATATGTAAACCCACAAACGTACTGGAGAAGTTTGTATGGCGACAACACTACACCGGAACCTTTTGTTTATGACGCCTCCTACGTAAAACTGAGAGAAGTCTCTATAGGTTACGATTTTCCAAAAAAATGGCTAAAAGGTACTGGATTCGAAAGATTTAAATTTTCTATTATCGGCAGAAACCTATGGAATGTATACTCTAAAGTTCCAAACATCGATCCGGAATCTACCTATACAAACGGAAATGGACAAGGTTTCGAATATGGTTCTTTACCTTACCGAAGATCTTATGGCTTTAACTTACAATTATCATTCTAA
- a CDS encoding SusD/RagB family nutrient-binding outer membrane lipoprotein, producing the protein MKKHITHLTNCMLGVILLLSTTNCADDELFRETNTNPESFLSVAPHLQLTGVEAALSGGIFEQWRANLIYGEGFVQHLGAAWATTTYGSFYAASTEHQGALWNANYGGGLIRNVVDLTEKTNGKPEYKNMNALAKTLKVMAFQRLTDLYGDIPYFEAGLGYHKVILYPKYNSQKDIYTDFFKLLDEAYSQLQSGTDPIKGDIFYAGDISKWKKMVNSLRLRCAMRISKVDPALAKEQIQKAVTNGIFTSNDDNCFMKHDSTLPETNGATNNGNGLSHAFKGNELNDRATITILNALGDDPRKKIWFLPVNGNYVGIDPNIYGYEFAPGGGNGLSRIQPYLYENSAPYLHLTYSETQLLLAEASFRNLYTGDTKTLYKKGIEAGIRQWIIFKDASIIDNDAITAFLATKNLTPGKELEEIATQQWLTLFLNGMEAYSNHRRVNFPILIKITTVRSTTDGIMPSRLPYPPEESTANKENYLAASAKYNNNSWFAKLWWDVD; encoded by the coding sequence ATGAAAAAACATATAACACATTTAACGAACTGTATGCTGGGTGTAATTTTATTGCTTAGCACAACCAATTGCGCAGACGATGAGCTTTTTAGAGAAACCAATACCAATCCGGAATCTTTCTTAAGTGTAGCTCCTCACTTACAATTAACCGGAGTCGAGGCTGCCCTTTCCGGCGGAATCTTTGAACAGTGGAGAGCCAATCTTATATATGGAGAAGGATTTGTGCAGCATCTGGGCGCAGCATGGGCAACTACAACTTACGGCTCTTTCTACGCTGCCAGTACAGAACATCAGGGAGCACTTTGGAACGCAAATTATGGCGGAGGCTTAATACGCAATGTAGTAGATCTCACCGAAAAAACCAACGGAAAACCGGAATACAAAAATATGAATGCCTTAGCAAAAACGCTGAAGGTAATGGCTTTCCAGCGTCTCACAGATTTATATGGAGACATCCCCTACTTTGAAGCAGGTTTAGGCTATCACAAAGTAATTCTCTATCCTAAATACAACAGCCAAAAGGATATCTACACTGACTTTTTTAAACTTCTGGACGAAGCCTATAGTCAACTACAATCCGGTACCGACCCAATAAAAGGAGATATTTTTTATGCCGGCGATATCTCAAAATGGAAAAAAATGGTTAATTCATTGAGATTACGCTGTGCGATGAGGATTTCAAAAGTAGATCCTGCCCTTGCCAAAGAGCAAATTCAAAAAGCCGTTACCAATGGTATATTTACCAGCAATGATGACAATTGTTTCATGAAACACGACTCGACTCTTCCGGAAACAAATGGCGCCACCAACAACGGTAATGGACTTTCTCATGCCTTCAAAGGTAATGAATTGAACGACCGTGCTACCATCACGATACTTAATGCACTGGGAGATGATCCGAGAAAAAAAATATGGTTCCTACCCGTAAATGGCAATTATGTTGGTATTGACCCAAACATATATGGATACGAATTCGCACCCGGAGGAGGCAATGGTCTGTCTAGAATACAACCTTACTTATACGAAAACAGTGCCCCATACCTGCACCTTACTTACTCCGAAACACAACTCCTTTTAGCAGAAGCTTCTTTCAGAAATCTATACACCGGAGACACCAAAACTCTCTACAAAAAAGGAATTGAAGCCGGAATCAGACAATGGATTATTTTTAAAGATGCCAGCATTATTGACAATGATGCTATTACTGCCTTTTTAGCCACAAAAAACCTTACACCGGGAAAAGAACTTGAAGAAATTGCAACCCAACAATGGCTCACTTTATTCTTAAACGGAATGGAAGCTTACAGCAATCATAGACGTGTAAATTTTCCAATTTTAATTAAAATAACAACTGTAAGATCAACAACAGACGGAATTATGCCTTCAAGATTGCCTTATCCGCCTGAAGAATCTACCGCTAACAAAGAGAACTACCTTGCCGCCAGTGCCAAATACAACAACAACAGCTGGTTCGCTAAACTATGGTGGGATGTAGATTAA
- a CDS encoding Ig-like domain-containing protein has protein sequence MLKNNFRYIAFLLVFFMLSCAKRGSITGGLKDTLAPVLKYSSPKNFSTDFKGNEIILGFDEYVKLKNLNKQLIISPPMKYEPLILPTTASKVITIKIKDTLQPNTTYSFNFGQSIADNNEGNSINQFKYIFSTGPSIDSLSISGQIKDAYEKKVDNFVSVMLYEINDTYQDSLIYKKSPRYITNTLDSLRTFKLENLKAGKYLLMALKDKGNNNRYNPKDDKIGFIKHYITVPNDTVFELELFKEVLPFKAVKPVQASGNRLYLPYESKQNFKLSKPKVVLKHGNETIESIVTAFPKKDSLQIWYKPLKAKADSLAVEVSKEKYNKRFSVKIKDQKKDTLNITAVQNGIINFRDRFTLESATPLVKFDKSKIRLVNKDSTAVDFTTEYDEFEQKLYVDFKKEPVEKYSITFFPGALTDFYDKANDTLAIKLSTKEPADYGNLVLNLKNVKRFPIIVEATNAKGDVVYASDYSEGKTKIEFNLLVPEKFTIRIIYDDNKNKIYDSGDFLNKKYAEEVFYYQTPVDVRTNWDVDQAIDLSIPFNPEVEKKQAEKKKKDDEKKRKAF, from the coding sequence ATGTTGAAAAACAACTTTAGATATATTGCATTTTTACTGGTCTTTTTTATGTTAAGCTGTGCCAAACGCGGCAGCATTACCGGCGGACTAAAAGACACTCTGGCACCGGTGCTAAAATACAGCTCGCCAAAAAATTTTAGCACTGATTTTAAAGGCAACGAAATTATTCTGGGTTTTGACGAGTATGTAAAACTTAAAAACCTCAACAAGCAGCTTATTATTTCACCACCAATGAAATATGAGCCGTTGATTTTACCTACTACCGCAAGTAAAGTAATCACAATTAAAATAAAAGACACTTTACAACCGAACACTACCTATAGCTTTAACTTCGGACAAAGTATAGCAGACAACAACGAAGGGAACTCAATAAACCAGTTCAAATATATTTTTTCAACGGGCCCTTCTATTGATTCGCTTTCGATCAGTGGACAAATTAAAGACGCTTATGAAAAAAAAGTAGATAATTTTGTTTCGGTGATGCTTTATGAGATAAACGACACCTACCAGGACTCCTTAATTTACAAGAAAAGCCCACGCTACATCACTAATACACTGGACAGTTTACGTACTTTCAAATTAGAAAATTTAAAGGCCGGAAAATACCTGTTGATGGCTCTGAAAGACAAAGGAAACAATAACCGATACAATCCTAAAGATGATAAAATCGGTTTTATCAAACACTATATTACCGTTCCAAATGATACTGTTTTCGAATTGGAATTGTTCAAAGAAGTTCTTCCATTTAAAGCTGTAAAACCTGTACAAGCCTCAGGAAACAGGTTGTACCTCCCTTATGAAAGCAAACAAAACTTTAAACTTTCGAAACCTAAAGTAGTCCTGAAACACGGAAACGAAACAATTGAATCAATTGTTACCGCTTTTCCTAAAAAGGATTCCCTGCAAATCTGGTATAAACCTCTAAAAGCTAAAGCAGATTCTTTGGCAGTAGAGGTTAGTAAAGAAAAATACAACAAAAGATTTAGCGTAAAGATTAAGGACCAAAAGAAAGACACTTTAAACATAACCGCAGTTCAAAACGGAATCATCAATTTCAGAGATCGATTTACCTTAGAATCAGCTACCCCGCTGGTAAAATTTGACAAATCGAAAATTCGACTGGTCAACAAAGATTCTACTGCTGTAGATTTTACTACAGAATACGATGAATTTGAGCAAAAACTCTACGTTGATTTCAAAAAAGAACCAGTTGAAAAATACAGCATAACATTTTTCCCGGGCGCACTGACTGATTTTTACGACAAAGCAAATGACACTCTGGCCATTAAACTAAGCACAAAAGAACCTGCCGATTATGGAAACCTGGTTCTGAACCTAAAAAATGTAAAACGTTTCCCCATTATTGTTGAAGCGACTAACGCAAAAGGTGATGTTGTATACGCCAGTGACTACTCTGAAGGCAAGACTAAAATTGAATTCAATTTATTAGTCCCTGAAAAATTTACCATCAGAATAATCTACGACGACAATAAGAACAAAATTTACGACTCGGGAGACTTTCTGAATAAAAAGTACGCCGAAGAAGTATTCTATTACCAAACCCCTGTAGATGTCCGTACCAATTGGGATGTCGATCAGGCTATTGATTTAAGTATCCCATTCAATCCTGAAGTAGAGAAAAAACAAGCAGAAAAGAAGAAAAAAGACGACGAGAAAAAAAGGAAAGCCTTTTAA
- a CDS encoding cytochrome c oxidase assembly factor Coa1 family protein: MENDLVEKESWFKRNWKWFLPSVFLSILLIGLAAASTSQEGITDIAKAYSDDLLFEKAIEKANRNPDIHENIGRIEPIDRLAILEGTVIYSNNHNTVNLSVRVNGAKRKGKLNISAFKKGTEWVYQKIAVRTKNPKNEIIVLEEPQK; encoded by the coding sequence ATGGAAAATGATTTGGTTGAAAAAGAAAGCTGGTTCAAAAGAAACTGGAAATGGTTTTTACCATCAGTATTCCTATCTATACTTTTAATCGGGCTCGCAGCTGCATCAACCTCTCAAGAAGGCATCACTGATATTGCCAAAGCCTATTCAGACGATCTTCTTTTTGAAAAAGCAATTGAAAAAGCTAATAGGAATCCTGACATACATGAAAATATTGGCAGAATTGAACCTATTGACAGACTGGCTATTCTGGAAGGAACCGTTATATATTCTAACAACCACAATACCGTCAACTTATCGGTAAGAGTCAACGGAGCCAAAAGAAAGGGTAAACTAAACATTTCCGCCTTCAAAAAAGGAACAGAATGGGTGTACCAAAAAATTGCTGTCCGCACCAAAAATCCTAAGAACGAAATTATCGTCTTAGAAGAACCTCAAAAATAA
- a CDS encoding SusC/RagA family TonB-linked outer membrane protein yields MKAKLISLVFIGGVIFSANAKEAAIKTHFFEQKSNQIEISGQIIGQDDGMPIAGATIYAKGNSKAATITDETGKFKLNVPENETHIIISYMGYTTLEYKLDKVTDVVISLKPAENVLEQVLVTALGVKKSTKAISYAVTELKGTEFTKAKETNITNALAGKIAGVNVSGTATGPTGSTRVVIRGNGSLNGNNQPMYVVNDLPIDNTQLNLPGTGNAPGSPRINVDRGDGTSVINPDDIKSITVLKGGTAAALYGANAANGVILIQTKRGSAQKGIGAEYNTSFTFETPAIKPDWQYEYGAGALGKKPTTQAEAVDYGRWSWGAKMDGTDVVQFDGVKRPYSPQKDNIKNFYQTGTTFINSLALSGGTDKASGRLSFMNMDNQGIVPNTSFNRKSVNIASNVNLTNWLKFDVVAQYNIDKTENRTTVSDAEANPNWATYMIANTVDIRNLSPGYDANGREVAWNPVAVATNPYFAVNKIKNSDTKNRFIGMLNVKVNFTPELFLQGRIGQDYTNYDFYAYIPKTSLNNPVGYGQGSKVKLSNLNSEAILNYTKKNIYKDFSLNALIGVNSRTNVRDEVRIDGSNFILDDFYSLTNLATITYAYPYGKTKTNSVYAAADLDYKNVVFLNFTGRQDWFSTLSKDNNTIFYPSVGTSVILSDIVKMPEWISFSKVRASWAQVGGATPDPYALNQSYSMIQGGHNGQYLQSTTGSRVPNSTLSPLTSTTVEVGTDMGFFNNRLNLDFAWYNRETTNDIVETTISNASGARTALLNLGKMKNTGVELLLSGKIINNDNFSWEASINGSYNKNTVESLTGQLNSLTMATSVNGYVTVNSDVGRPYSIIKGYKPLKDANGNTVYNVSGNTATVAQGPLEELGQGVHPWSAGISNEFKYKSVSFSFLIDGKFGGDLYSGTDLYGTRMGLTKMTLEGRENGLPISGVDTKGNPVNMVIAPADLRTYYDGLRNISSYFVYDASFIKLRQVIIGYQLPIEKFGFLSKLQGASVSFIARNLFILYKKTPNVDPESIFSAGNAQGIEQFGVPRTRSFGLSLNVKF; encoded by the coding sequence ATGAAAGCAAAGCTAATTTCATTAGTATTTATTGGGGGAGTAATCTTCTCAGCAAATGCAAAAGAGGCTGCAATTAAAACGCACTTCTTTGAACAAAAAAGCAATCAGATTGAAATTTCAGGCCAAATCATTGGTCAGGACGATGGGATGCCAATTGCCGGAGCTACTATTTACGCAAAAGGCAATTCGAAAGCAGCTACTATAACCGATGAAACAGGAAAATTTAAATTAAATGTTCCGGAAAATGAAACTCACATCATCATTTCTTACATGGGTTATACAACTTTAGAATATAAACTAGATAAGGTAACAGATGTAGTCATAAGTTTAAAACCTGCGGAAAATGTATTGGAACAGGTTTTAGTAACTGCACTGGGAGTTAAAAAAAGTACAAAAGCAATTTCTTATGCAGTAACCGAACTTAAAGGAACTGAATTTACAAAAGCCAAAGAAACGAATATCACCAATGCCCTGGCAGGAAAAATTGCCGGTGTAAACGTGAGTGGTACTGCAACAGGTCCAACCGGATCAACCAGAGTTGTAATTCGCGGAAACGGTTCCTTAAACGGAAATAACCAACCCATGTATGTTGTAAACGACCTTCCAATAGACAATACACAACTAAATTTACCGGGTACCGGAAATGCACCGGGATCACCAAGAATTAACGTAGACCGAGGTGATGGAACTTCTGTTATCAATCCCGATGACATCAAAAGCATCACGGTATTAAAAGGAGGGACCGCTGCCGCTCTGTATGGTGCAAATGCTGCAAACGGTGTGATCTTAATTCAAACTAAAAGAGGATCGGCTCAAAAAGGAATTGGTGCAGAATACAACACTTCCTTTACTTTTGAAACTCCGGCTATTAAACCAGACTGGCAATATGAATATGGCGCAGGAGCTTTGGGCAAAAAACCTACAACTCAAGCTGAGGCGGTAGATTATGGCCGCTGGTCATGGGGAGCAAAAATGGACGGAACAGACGTGGTTCAGTTCGACGGTGTAAAAAGACCTTACTCTCCTCAAAAAGACAACATTAAAAACTTCTACCAAACCGGAACTACTTTTATCAACTCACTTGCCTTATCAGGAGGAACCGACAAAGCATCCGGACGTCTTTCGTTTATGAATATGGACAATCAGGGCATCGTACCTAATACTTCTTTTAATCGAAAAAGTGTCAACATTGCAAGTAATGTTAACCTGACAAACTGGTTAAAATTTGACGTTGTAGCCCAATACAATATCGACAAAACAGAGAATAGAACTACAGTATCTGATGCAGAAGCAAATCCTAACTGGGCAACTTATATGATCGCCAATACCGTCGACATCAGAAATCTTTCTCCGGGTTATGATGCAAATGGCAGAGAGGTAGCCTGGAATCCCGTTGCAGTGGCAACAAATCCCTACTTCGCTGTCAATAAAATTAAGAACAGCGATACTAAAAACCGCTTTATCGGAATGCTAAATGTAAAAGTGAACTTTACACCTGAATTATTCCTTCAGGGAAGAATTGGGCAAGATTATACTAATTACGATTTTTATGCGTACATTCCTAAAACAAGTTTAAACAATCCTGTTGGATACGGGCAGGGTTCAAAAGTAAAATTATCCAATTTAAACTCAGAAGCCATTCTGAACTACACTAAGAAAAACATCTACAAAGATTTCTCTTTGAACGCTTTAATTGGGGTCAATTCTCGTACCAATGTAAGAGATGAAGTTAGAATAGACGGATCTAATTTTATATTAGACGACTTCTACTCTTTAACTAATCTTGCCACTATAACCTATGCCTATCCTTACGGAAAAACAAAAACAAATTCTGTATATGCCGCAGCAGATTTAGATTACAAAAATGTGGTTTTCCTAAACTTCACAGGACGTCAGGACTGGTTTTCTACTCTTTCAAAAGACAACAATACGATATTCTATCCATCAGTAGGTACCAGTGTTATTCTTTCAGACATCGTAAAAATGCCGGAATGGATTTCATTCAGTAAAGTAAGAGCTTCCTGGGCACAAGTGGGTGGAGCTACTCCGGATCCGTATGCTTTAAACCAATCATACTCTATGATTCAGGGCGGACACAACGGTCAATACCTACAAAGCACAACAGGTTCAAGAGTTCCAAATTCAACACTAAGTCCATTAACTTCAACAACAGTAGAAGTTGGAACAGACATGGGGTTCTTTAACAACCGCTTAAATCTTGATTTTGCCTGGTACAACAGAGAAACTACTAATGACATTGTAGAAACTACCATCTCAAATGCATCAGGAGCAAGAACCGCTTTACTGAACCTTGGAAAAATGAAAAATACCGGAGTTGAACTTTTGCTGAGCGGAAAGATCATCAACAACGATAATTTTTCATGGGAAGCCAGCATCAACGGATCTTATAACAAAAATACCGTTGAATCACTTACAGGTCAGTTAAATTCGCTTACGATGGCAACTTCTGTAAACGGATATGTTACCGTTAACAGCGACGTTGGTCGTCCTTACAGTATTATAAAAGGATACAAACCTCTTAAAGATGCCAATGGTAACACCGTGTATAATGTAAGTGGCAATACTGCAACTGTTGCACAAGGTCCTCTTGAAGAACTAGGACAGGGTGTTCATCCTTGGTCGGCAGGTATCAGTAATGAATTCAAATACAAATCAGTATCCTTCAGCTTTTTAATTGATGGTAAATTTGGTGGAGATTTATACTCTGGAACAGACTTGTACGGAACCCGTATGGGATTGACCAAAATGACACTGGAAGGTCGTGAGAACGGATTACCAATTTCGGGTGTTGATACTAAAGGAAATCCTGTAAATATGGTTATTGCACCGGCAGATCTAAGAACTTATTATGACGGTTTAAGAAATATCTCTTCTTATTTTGTTTACGATGCCAGTTTCATAAAACTAAGACAAGTAATTATTGGCTATCAGCTGCCAATTGAAAAATTCGGTTTTTTATCCAAACTTCAGGGAGCTTCAGTTTCTTTTATCGCAAGAAACCTGTTCATTCTTTACAAGAAGACACCAAATGTAGATCCTGAATCTATATTTAGTGCCGGAAATGCTCAGGGTATAGAACAATTTGGAGTACCTAGAACAAGAAGTTTCGGATTAAGTTTAAATGTTAAATTTTAA